In one window of Mesoplodon densirostris isolate mMesDen1 chromosome 4, mMesDen1 primary haplotype, whole genome shotgun sequence DNA:
- the RAMAC gene encoding RNA guanine-N7 methyltransferase activating subunit, producing MTDTSEAVPNFEEMFASRFTEDDKEYQEYLKRPPESPPIVEEWNSRAGGNQRNRGNRLQDNRQFRGRDSRRGWPSDNRSNQWHGRSWGNNYPQHRQEPYYPHQYGHYGYNQRPPYGYY from the exons ATGACTGACACTTCTGAAGCTGTTCCAAATTTTGAAGAGATGTTTGCCAGTAGATTCACAGAAGATGACAAAGAGTACCAGGAATACCTGAAACGCCCTCCTGAGTCCCCTCCAATTGTTGAGGAATGGAATAGCAGAGCTGGTGGGAACCAAAGAAATAGAGGCAATCG gtTGCAAGATAACAGACAGTTTAGAGGTAGGGATAGCAGACGGGGGTGGCCAAGTGACAATCGATCCAATCAGTGGCATGGGCGATCCTGGGGTAACAATTACCCACAGCACAGACAAGAACCTTACTACCCCCATCAATATGGACACTATGGTTACAACCAACGGCCTCCCTATGGCTACTACTGA